The Deltaproteobacteria bacterium genome window below encodes:
- a CDS encoding IS3 family transposase, whose protein sequence is EGWYNRERLHSSLGNLSPDEYERQTIGA, encoded by the coding sequence CGAGGGCTGGTACAATCGTGAACGCTTGCACTCGTCGCTTGGCAATTTAAGCCCTGACGAGTATGAACGTCAAACCATAGGCGCTTAA